The Clupea harengus chromosome 5, Ch_v2.0.2, whole genome shotgun sequence genomic sequence TGTACTTATGCACAGTGATgcacaggaggtgtgtgtgtgtgtgtgcgtgtgtgtgtgtgtgtgtgtgtgtgcgtgcgtgcgtgcgtgtgtgcctgtcagtTGAAAGGCTACTCTGAGGAATAGGATCAGATTGTAAACACTCTCTGTCacagtctgccccccccctccccaacctgccccccccccccccccgccccatggGAGTTTTGCACCTGTCTGCCTGCATCTTCTACAAGTTTGTGTGCCCCCCTGTGTCcccctgtgtccccccccccccccaacactgaTATCTTTGTGAGCAAGTTGTGCTGAATAAAGGTCAGGGCCTCTGTGAATGAGACCTGCTGTCtgggctctctctgtctcctcgtgtctcatttacatttacacttagacctctctctctctctctctctctctctctctttctccatctctctctctctcgctctctctctccctgtgtctcattaacatttacagacctctctctctctctctctctctctctgtctccctgtgtctcattaacatttacacttagacctctctttctctctctctctctctctctctatctctctctctttctccctctttctctctctctctctcttcatctctctctctctctttctctctctctctctctctatctctgtctccctgtgtctcatTAACATCTACActtagacctctctctctctctctctctctttctccctctccctctctctctctctttctctctctctctctctttctctctctctttctctccctctctctctctctctccccgtgtcTTATTTACATCTACACTTAGacctgctgtttctctctctatctctctctttctccctctctctctctatcaatctctctccctctttttctctctctctctctctccctctttttctctctctctctctccctctctctctctatctctctctttctctctctctctctctctctctctctctctctccctctctctctctctctgcctccctgtctTTCCTGGCTccatcaacatttacatttacacttaaaGAAAGGCAAATGACGGAATCTGACATTTAAATGTGAATGTCAATAATTAACTCAAATACAATAAACTAAGATATTAGCATTTAGCAATAGGCCAGCTAGGCCCAAACACTAAGTACGTAGTGATGCATCATATTTCAACCATAACAATACGGCTCCATATCACTTACATTTCATAGAATATGTTTACTAAATGTAGTTTTCTGTCAACAACCCACATGTAGGCCTGCTATTTCTGTTAGAATATACATAGCAAGACATGACATGATATATTATGGATGACATACCCAGCAGTCATACCCCTATGAAATAAGAATGAATTTTCCGCCAAACCGCCCTTCCTCAGCGCAAGTTGGCAGCCTAAATAGGCAGCCTAAATAGGCTTTACTGCGGTAAGACTACGGACATTTATGACAGTTTAATACTGTAACACGGCTGAGCCGGAAATCCCTTTGAGCATTTTCATCTAATCCGTACGCATCAAAGCCAGAGAGCAATTTGCGTCAACGTCCGTGCCAAAACATGCAACAACAAATGTAACCTGCAGGTGGCGACAAAGTGCTTTAATTGGTTACTTGGGTTGTCGCCACTGAAGACGCACCCTCTGTTGAATGTGCAGGAATGGCCGCCGTCTGGCTATTAGACACCAATCTGCGCCGTGACTGCTCGACCACTGAGATTTAGGAGGATTCTAAATGACATGCAGACAGTCTTTTTGAATAGAAGTCACACATGTAGGAAacaaaaagatagatagatagatagacagatacatggatggatagatagataaagagatagatagatagatggatagatagaggggGTGAGCCATTATGAGTGTTGGCgacatggagaaagagatggagagagagagagaaggagagagacagagaaggagagagacagagatgtagGGAGCCAgagttgcagagagagagagaaagggcgagggagacagaggagtgtgtgtgtgtgtgtgtgtgtgtgtgtgtgtgtgtgtgtgtgtgtgtgtggtgtgtgtgtgaggggctcatGTCTTGGCAGTGGTTGTGGCGTAGGAGGGGAATCTGTTTTACGGCTTGGCtcgggggggagagaggagcgtGGGAGTTCACCACaccaggagctgtgtgtgtgtgtgtgtgtgtgtgtgtgtgtgtgtcgtgacaAGGCCTTTAGGACAAAGCTGCACtgtgctcccctctcctctcctctcctcctcctcctcctcctcctcctccgctctttctctttctcttttcctctctccctctctctctctctctctctttcccatgagGTTAAGGCCAGCCAGGCGGCCATTGTCCAGGATATCCCGCGCTTGTCGATGGTTTCCTGGACACACTGTGAGGCCACGGAGAGCGGCTGATatcacacagccatacacacagagcccGCTGCTGTTGCCGACGGCGACGGGCGCAGTCATGGCCGACCGTCCATCGTTCACTGCAGTCAAGGCACCCAGGAAGCACTCGTAGTGGGCCAACAAATAAAAAAGCTTATACATGAAAACGCTCAGAGTTAAATGACGACTGGATCTCTCAGGAGAGACAGGAGCCAAGTGCAGCCTCGCGGACGGTGACCTTGGACAATAAAAGGTGGTTTTGGGGCAGAGAACGGATCTCCACATCTTAAAGAACGTGCGCTCTGAGGATCCCTCGGTAGAGAGGGTTCTAAGGGTTCCACAgctgagagaaaggaaagaaccTGAACTCTGCTCAACATTTGTGTTCAAAAGTCTTTCGAGCGCTGACGACCGGTCTCATGCACATGTTATGGGTTGTCTGGAGAGAAGAGGGCGGCGGTCTGAAGAAGCTCAGGACCTTCTAGGCTGAGGTCTCAGAACCTTCTAGCCTGAGGCCTGAGGTCTTAGAACCTTCTAGAACCTTCTAGCCTGAGGTCTTAGAACCTTCTAGCTTTAGGTCTTAGAACCTTCTAGCCTGAGGCCCTAGAACATTCTAGCCTGAGGTCTCAGAACCTTCTAGCCTGAGGTCTCAGAACCTTCTAGCCTGAGGTCTCagaacagtggttcttaaccttattggaggtactgaaccctgcaagcttcatcagtgcattcacgaacccttcgtaattggaaaaataaaatatgatttcttcaaaacataggtatatataaaaacggcccgacattgctagtgtgaaccgggctatactgtgtgtgtcttgacctctaccgaacccctgagagtgactcaacgaacccctggggttcgatcgaacccaggttaagaaccactgtcTTAGAACCTTCTAGCCTGAGGCCTGAGGTCTCAGAACCTTCTAGCCTGAGGTCTTAGAACCTTCTAGCCTGAGGTCTTAGAACCTTCTAGCCTGAGGTATCAGAACCTTCTAGCCTGAGGTCTGAGGTCTTAGAACCTTCTAGCCTGAGGTCTTAGAACCTTCTAGCCTGAGGCCTGTCTCAGAACCTTCTAGCTTTAGGTCTCAGAACCTTCTAGCCTGAGGTCTTAGAACCTTCTAGCCTGAGGTCTCAGAACCTTCTAGCTTTAGGTCTCAGAACCTTCTAGCCTGAGGTCTCagaacagtggttcttaaccttattggaggtactgaaccctgcaagcttcatcagtgcattcacgaacccttcgtaattggaaaaataaaatatgatttcttcaaaacataggtatatataaaaacggcccgacattgctagtgtgaaccgggctatactgtgtgtgtgtcttgacccctgtCGAACcactgagagtgactcaactcgatcgaacccaggttaagaaccactgtcTTAGAACCTTCTAGCCTGAGGCCTGAGGTCTCAGAACCTTCTAGCCTGAGGTCTCAAAACCTTCTAGCCTGAGGTCTTAGAACCTTCTAGCCTGAGGTCTGAGGTCTTAGAACCTTCTAGCCTGAGGTCTTAGAACCTTCTAGCCTGAGGCCTGTCTCAGAACCTTCTAGCTTTAGGTCTCAGAACCTTCTAGCCTGAGGTCTTAGAACCTTCTAGCCTGAGGTCTCAGAACCTTCTAGCTTTAGGTCTCAGAACCTTCTAGCCTGAGGTCTCagaacagtggttcttaaccttattggaggtactgaaccctgcaagcttcatcagtgcattcacgaacccttcgtaattggaaaaataaaatatgatttcttcaaaacataggtatatatataaaaacggcccgacattgctagtgtgaaccgggctatactgtgtgtgtcttgacccctgccgaaccactgagagtgactcaactcgatcgaacccaggttaagaaccactgtcTTAGAACCTTCTAGCCTGAGGCCTGAGGTCTTAGAACCTTCTAGCCTGAGGTCTGAGGTCTTAGAACCTTCTAGCCTGAGGCCTGAGGTCTCAGAACCTTCTAGCTTTGAGGTCTTAGAACCTTTCATGACTGGAATCTTACTCTAGAATTGAGTCTATCGCCGTCAGAACCTTCGCAGTAATCAGCCCAAACACAGGCAGTCATCCTGTCATGTTGGTCTTTtattacagagagaaagaagtcaaatacacacacacacacacacacacacacacacacacacacacacacacacacaccgtgtcccTGCAGCGCTCCCCCAGAAGGCCATGCTGATTCATCACTGCTCTTTACGGGGCAGAAAACTCTCTTTTTATCagaaaatgtacagtatgtgtttttctgtgtgtgtgtgtgtttctgtgtgtgtgtgtgtgtttctgtgtgtgtgtgtgtcggtgtgtgtgtgtatgtacagtatgtgtgtgtgtgtttgtgtgtgtgtatgtacagtgtatgtgtttctgtgtgtgtgtgtgtgtttctgtgtgtgtgtgtgtcggtgtgtgtgtgtatgtacagtatgtgtgtgtgtgtttgtgtgtgtgtatgtacagtctGTATgcgtatatatttgtgtgtctgtgtgtgtttgtgtgtgtattaaagtgtgtgtgtgtatgtacagtgtggCACTCATTGTTAAATTAAAGGGACTGGAGGATGAGATATgtgttgtggttttttttttttttactcagtgcAGTTgagtgcgtatgcgtgtgtgtgtgtgtgtgtgtgtgtgtgtgttcagtgcagttGTGTGAGAGTGCTGAGGGACAGGCCTGTGGCTCAGAGATTCATCACAGGAACGGTCACAGTCTAACATCAGAGGACAAACGAgaacaagtacacacacgcacacacacacacacacacacacacacacacactcttctcttcttcacaTGTCCTGTTTTATATTAGAAAAATAACTAACACATGTTAGGTTTGCAAGTCAGACCCACAGCTCTGAacatttcatcacacacacacacacacacacacacacacacacactgggtacaGACTCTCAAATGCATAGAATGAGTTGAGGCGCTACATCGTATCAACAGAAACTAAAACTCTTTTAATGTCACAGACTCACAGTTACCCCAAATAGATTGGAGATTTACAAAAACATTTAGAtggtaatgagagagagagggagagagagagagggagagagagagagagagagagagagagagagggagagagagagagagagggagagagggagagagagagagagagagagagagagagggagagagagagagagagggagagagagagagagagagagagagagctttatcAAGGCTATGAGTTAGAGATTGTCTTTAGAATCACCCCACTGACAACCCCCCAGGTTATCAACCCCCCCAGGCAGTATGATACTGTGAGtgatgcacgcacgcacacacacacacacacacacacacacacaccacggtcAGCATCCTGGGGAGATACAGAGGGGGCGTGACCATGCCCGCGCCCGGGACAGTGGGTCGGTTGAAAATGATTCTGACGGTGACGGTGAcggtgacgtgacgtgacggtgATGTGTCTCTCAGATCTACCTATGATCTCACACCTGCCGTCTGTTTTCTCCCCCAGTAACTACATCTCCCAAGCTCCCCCACCCACAGGACTACAACTCCCACAGGCCTCAACAACACTGGGCTGCCCCCTAtctacccccccctctcccttcctttactccctccctccctttctgcatttctccctcaccccttcccttctctctctctctccttctctctctctctctctttccccctctctctctccttctctcactctctccccctctctccctttctctccctttctctctctctctctctccggcacCAGCTCAGTGTACTAGTTCACTAGAGACAAAAGGGTCATAGTTTAGTTTTGCTGGGAAGTTAATTGGCAGAGGCTTCgccatctgggggggggggggggggggcagtctggggagggggggggcctGAGAAACACTCACAGCTCAAATCAGTAAATCAGCACAGAGGAGGAtctgacgggggggggggggggggcggcatttttttctgtctgactGTCATGGCAACTTGAAGTTGTCTAGCTGGGCAGTCGGAGCAgctctgtgcctgtctctgaTTGGAGGATCTACACGTGCGCCACGGACCGCCGCTGGGTTCAACGCCGTCCGTCAGGGTCACGGGGCACGCTCAGCGGGGCACGCTCAGTCTCTTTCGCCCGTACGCAAGGGGTCGGAGGTCAGAGTTGAGAGTTCAGAAGGCTCCGATCTCCATGCTCCAGGGCCGGTAGGGCTTGCCGAGGCTGGCGGAGccggtggagggggagagggcgcGGGGGGAGAGCAGGGGGAAGGCGCCCAGGGGGAAGGGGAACGCAGACAGCCCCGAGAGAGACGTCAGGAGGTGGGGCGCCAGTTTGGAGGGGGTCGGGGGCACCCTCAGGGGCACCGTCTGGGCGCCGCCGTCGGGCATGGGCACGCCGCCGCCGAGCCTGCCGGAGAGGAGCGGGCCGTCGGAGGAGGAGGGCGGGCTGCCGGGGGTGGTGGAGGACAGCGACgaggatgacgatgatgagGACGAAGCAGGCGGCGACGcggaggaagatgatgatgatgatgatgaagaggggcTGCCGGTGCTGCGGGCCATGACCACCCCCgggggcggcggcggctgcATGAGCAGGTGGGGGGGCAGGTGAGGCGGGGGCGTGCCGAAGGCCGAGCCCCAGCCCAGGTGACCCAGGCCCGAGTGGGCCTCGCGCTGCATGGCGTAGCTGTTGAGGTGCGACACCAGGCGGATGCGCAGCGGGTCGGCGCCGTCCAGACCCTCCATGATGCTCAGGTACCGGGCCGTCTCCGCCAGGCACTCACGGAAGCCCAGGCCGCGGTAGTCCATGGCCAACGCGTGCGCGTCGAAGTAGCCTGTGAGACATAGACAGGGTGagcacgaaacacacacacacacacacacccacatacacccacatacacacacagttcatgtgctctctgtttccctttctTAGACCAACAGCTGTGATGTGTTCAGTTTAAATGAAATCTGCAAGTGAATTCACTGCTGCAGAATACTAACGGCCTGTCCGTTGCTCGTGAAAAGGTGATTTTTTAAGGTCATGTTTCCTAAAGTGTGTGATGTTATTCGAGTAGACCCGTAGCCTAAAGTGTGTGATGTTATTCGAGTAGACCCGTAAAGTGTGTGTTATTATATAaactgtgtgtggatgagtggatgagacGGCGGTGTTTAAATCATAGATGACCATCAAGAGGCAAGACTAGTGGAAGGACAAGAATGTATTCGTCAGGGGTAGACCGCTACTGCTGTGTTATCctcatttaaatgttttaagtaAAGTTGGAAGGGATTTAGAAGGCAGCCTACCTTTACCTCCCGCGGCGTGGAGCATCTTGAGGTGGTCCACCGTCATCTGCAGAATCTCCGCTTTCTCCAGTTTGGCAGAACCCTTCGCGACAGAGAAATGGCACATTAATAACGTTTCACCGAAGTATTCTGCTACTCCGTTCAAAAAGAACAGGCACGTTAAACCGAATATCAGACAAGCTGTAGGCGCATGCTGGGGTACGGTCGTAGACTCGTCTTTGCCTTTCTCACCTGTTTTTCAAAGGCGCTGGGAACGAGCCTTCGCAGTTCCGTCAGGCTGTTATTAATGCGATCACGGCGACGTTTCTCAATGATCTGTAAAGGAACGAAAGAGATAGGGAATGGTTAGCAACTTTTAGAAAACCAGATGAAATGGGACACATTAGCGCTGTCGTCCTTTACGCATTAAAGAGAAAACCAGATGAAATGGGACATATTAGCGCTGTCGTCCTTTACGCATTAAAGAGGCGGATTCGTACTCACCCCACGCCGACGCTTTCTCGCCTGGACCTGAGTCGTCGTGGAGGGAGACATCGGCCCCAGCGGAGAATTTAGGCTCCTGaaaagataaagagataaagtaAGTGTTAATAGTCAAGATAATAAACTGCTGTAGATAATAACGCATGTGTTTTGTTATTGGTTTCCGTTTACGCATTACACTGTGAGATTTCAACAAATGTATTATTCCAAATGTCAAATTATTAAAAGTTAAAAATCAAGTTACCAAGTTAATTGTGGTGTTAAGAATAAGTATAGAAGCATGACAAAGCACGACAAATGTGAAAAGTAAAATATGGGCAATATGacataaaattaaaaaattaatCTAATCAGAATGATCAAGAAGGATCCCACTTACCCATTTTCGTCACCGCTCTCCTTCTCAACTTCAATATTTTCGTCCAGCTCGCTATCGGACGAACTGAAGTCATGATTCCGCTTCATGTTTTGTCCCGTAGTAGCTCGAGTAACAGAGTAGTCCTTGTGCTCGCCTCGAGTCTCGACCGTACAACTGTCAGGTGCGCTCAGAGATCATCCCGTTTAAAGCGCCCAGCTTTCCCACGGTATCGCTTCAACAGCCAAGACGAGCCAAGAGAGGCGGGGCTTCATGGGAGCACAGCCAATTACTGGACAGTGTCGGGTTTGAGTGACAGTGGAAGTTGCTGATGAACCGATCATAAACACACGCCCCCCTCTGCTTTTGAATACTTTTCACAAAAGGCCTATGGACGGTCCGTCCGTGACTGTCGCACTCCGCCCCCGTGCTCGCGCCCGCACCGGGGCCGTCTGGCCCGGACCGCGCGAGGAGTGGCTGGCCGGCTGTCAGCACGCGCTGGCTGCCGTGGGAAAGTTTCttagagcagtgtgtgtgtgtgtgtgtgtgtgtgtttcttagaGCAGCACTGATAACCAATCCGGGGCGACGGCCGTCTCCGGCGCTGGAATGAATGGGGCAATTGGTCCGGGCGACGGGCGGTCTGCGAGTGAGCGTGTGAACCTGTAATCTAatactaactcacacacacacacacacacacacacacacacacacacacacacacacacacacatctaatacTAACTCACCCGAAGGAGCGCAgcggagaagaggaagaagaggaagccgGTCTAATCTTACCCCAAGGAGAAAGTGCATGCGCCCTAAAGACACAGCGCGCGGGGAGCGTTGCGCCTTGACAAAAGCGCGAATGTCATGAAGTCCTATCAGTGTAAACACCGCGGccgtggcgcacacacacacacacacacacacacatatcagtcgTAAACACCACGGCCAACGCCTGCGAGAGCAACAAGTAACAGTATACAAGTAACGCCAATCATCTGACAGCCTGCGCTACGTCTTTAAGACTCTGCCTCAATGGTCGAACCACATTAGATGACACTTTTCTCTTGAAGTTTTTTGAAAATTCCCTTTACAGTGAATATACCGGGGTTTAAAGGGGAACATCCTAAACCTACAGTTAACTATTTGAATGATACTCAGAATCAGATCGGATAGAATCGTTCCATATGTCCAACCGACATATTAATCCAAATTTGATTTGAACTTTATTTAAGATCTAAGTCCGTGTGAGGGGGCAAACAAACACGAGCCTTAAGaatacacagcacagcaaagataaacacacaaaaacaaacaaagacacaaacaaacaaacaagcaagatCAGAGGTCTCACGCAACTCATTATCATAGGGTTTTCCCCATTTCTCTTGAAACCTCTACAAGACTTAAGCGTGCACCCAAAAAGCTTTCATGATGTAAATTCACCTCTCATAATATAAACTGATTTTAATGCTATTTAGTTAGGTTTTATTGTGCCTGATTTTGGGTATTTCTTCACAGAACAGACATTCTAAAAGATCACTGCTACAGTTTCACTGCATGATTCTGTGTTGAGGCACCAGTGCAGCGGTTCTATATCTCTGCTGTAGTCGAGGATAGTCGAGGATGCTGTAGTCGAGGgagctgtgccccccccccccccccccgagtaaCGCTGACAAACTGACATGTCAGATTCCTGTTTACACGACTGCAGCATGAACACTACTCacatgtctacatgtgtgtgtgtgtgtgtgtgggtgtgtgtgtgtgtgtgtgtgtgtgtgtgtgtgtgtgtgaccttaggCTTCTTGTCAATCTGTCCACAGCAGGTTTAAGTACTAGCAGTGCAGCGGAGAAGCTACGTTGTTCAGCAGAAAGAATAAGAGgaagcatttagcatttagaatGTCTTTGTTATTGCTACGCGTCTCTAGTGAACATGACAGACGAACACAAccaacaacccacacacactcaaacacacacacacacactcacacacacacacacacacacacacacacacacacacacacagacacgcacacacactcacacacactcacactcacactcacacacacacacacacacacacacacacacacacacacactctcacacacactcacacacactcacacacacacacacacacacacacacacacaggcacgcacacacacacacacaccaacccctcaCCTTAATGCTTCATTGTTAGTGGTGCAGACCAGTAGGATAggactggcgtgtgtgtgtgtgtgtgtgtgtgtctgcgcgtgtgtatCAGGAAAGGTGGAATGggactggcgtgtgtgtgtgtgtgtgtgtgcgtgtgtgtgtgtgtgagaggaggtcTCCCCTCGTTgcaactgaagtgtgtgtgagaggaggtttcccctgctgcagctgaagtgtgtgtgtgtgtgtgtgtgtgtgtgtgtgtgtgtgtgagaggtttccCACGCTGTTATTTTCTCCAGCAGGTTGTCTTTGTTCGCCCATCTCATCACATGTTGTGATTAGAGCTTTTCAAAGCCCCGCTTTGAAGGTGAgggtccaccacacacacctgcaatacacacacacacacacacacacacacacacacacagacacactcgcacgcacgcacgcacgcacgcacacacgcacgcacacacacacacacacacacacacacactcacacactcacacacacacacacactatgatacacagacacactcaagcacagacacagacaaaaacacacgcacctacactgcccctccacacacactgcctccccTCTGAGTATATGTCTGCAGTGTAAGgctgatttaacacacacacacacacacacacacagacacacgcacacacacacacacacacagacacacacacacacacacactgcctccctTCTGAGCACTGTCTGCAGTGTAAggctgattcacacacactgaagtgtcAGTCTGTGGATGAGTGACAGGTCCGTTTCCAGGGGAAACAGGATAATGACGGGTCACGATGTCAGCCCTCTCCTCACAGAGACTTCTCACCCCAgcctccttcttttttctctcagaggagagacacctgtgtgtgtgtgtgtgtgtgtgtgtgtgtgtgtgtgtgtgtgtgtgtgtgcgtgtgttcgtgtgtgtgtgtgtgtgtgtgtgttcatgtgtgtgtgtgtgcatacgtgtgtgtgtgtatgtgtgagagtgtgtgtgtgtgtgtgtgtgtgtgtgtgtg encodes the following:
- the LOC116220510 gene encoding hairy/enhancer-of-split related with YRPW motif protein 1-like → MKRNHDFSSSDSELDENIEVEKESGDENGSLNSPLGPMSPSTTTQVQARKRRRGIIEKRRRDRINNSLTELRRLVPSAFEKQGSAKLEKAEILQMTVDHLKMLHAAGGKGYFDAHALAMDYRGLGFRECLAETARYLSIMEGLDGADPLRIRLVSHLNSYAMQREAHSGLGHLGWGSAFGTPPPHLPPHLLMQPPPPPGVVMARSTGSPSSSSSSSSSSASPPASSSSSSSSSLSSTTPGSPPSSSDGPLLSGRLGGGVPMPDGGAQTVPLRVPPTPSKLAPHLLTSLSGLSAFPFPLGAFPLLSPRALSPSTGSASLGKPYRPWSMEIGAF